A genomic window from Populus nigra chromosome 7, ddPopNigr1.1, whole genome shotgun sequence includes:
- the LOC133700136 gene encoding LOW QUALITY PROTEIN: seipin-2-like (The sequence of the model RefSeq protein was modified relative to this genomic sequence to represent the inferred CDS: substituted 1 base at 1 genomic stop codon) has translation MQLGKILKSFSCNSQNLTFILEVILCGLLVFSAMLSGFIMRYLVEEPIQIRQDLNFDYTKNSPVAFVSIKPCGGVACDDEDCKENIGNVKSLKRILSFRVLVLTCFTVHLQICVDFLSVDGKTLATKSHPCILKFKSEFIRILLNFLKVAPLAAGYISESQTLALKIKGFREGDVPASCLKVIIEQRAECRPGDGIREIYDASVIWIVWXGKKTIFIWINMLFMMELLFALVCCRPVIIPRARLRDDSGINSTTPNNVPAQS, from the exons ATGCAACTTGGGAAGATCTTGAAGAGCTTCAGCTGCAATTCCCAGAATCTGACATTCATTCTGGAGGTCATTTTGTGTGGATTATTGGTGTTCTCGGCTATGCTTAGTGGCTTTATAATGAGATATTTGGTGGAGGAACCAATACAAATAAGGCAGGATTTGAATTTCGATTATACAAAGAACAGTCCTGTTGCATTTGTGTCCATAAAACCTTGTGGTGGCGTTGCTTGTGATGACGAGGATTGTAAAGAGAATATTGGAAATGTCAAGAGCTTAAAGAGAATATTG tctttcaGGGTGCTTGTTCTGACTTGCTTCACTGTTCATTTGCAGATCTGCGTGGACTTCCTCTCTGTTGATGGGAAAACCCTTGCCACCAAAAGCCATCCatgcattttaaaattcaaaagcgAGTTTATCCgcattttattgaattttcttaAGGTTGCACCCCTTGCTGCTGGCTACATTTCTGAATCCCAGACTTTGGCGTTGAAGATAAAAGGTTTTAGGGAAGGTGACGTGCCTGCTTCCTGCTTGAAGGTGATAATTGAACAACGAGCTGAATGCCGGCCTGGAGATGGTATCCGTGAAATATATGATGCGTCCGTCATATGGATAGTATGGTGAGGAAAGAAAACCATATTCATATGGATTAACATGTTGTTTATGATGGAGTTGTTGTTCGCTCTAGTATGCTGTAGACCTGTTATTATTCCAAGAGCAAGGTTGAGGGATGATTCTGGTATCAACAGTACCACTCCAAACAACGTCCCCGCACAGAGTTGA